In Chloroflexota bacterium, the DNA window ACCTGTGCCGGCAAAAACTAACACAGCATCATCCCGTTGCAATGACGCGAAGGCCTCCAGCAGGTCACGAACCCCTTTGACTTCCTCCAATCGCCCCAGATAGAGCACCACCTTCTGGTCTGGCGGGATGTTCAATTTCCGGCGCAAGGCGGTCTTCTCCTCTTTGCACACCGGGCGGTTATAGGCGTTGTTGTCCACGGCGTGGGCGGCGACGAAAATCCGCTCAGCCGGCACCCCTTCGCTGATGAGGTAGCGCTTCACGTGCTCGCCGTAAACCACGATGACATCGGCGTGGCGGTAGATATAGCGGGTGAGCGGAAAGGCTAGGCGATGAAACGACGTCTGCAAGCGCATCCAGATGCCGGTCCAAAGGATAAAGGGCTTGCGCCTGAGGCGAGCAATCAGATAGGTCATGGGTAGAGCAAAGCGGCCATTGATGCACTTGATGTAAATATCGTAATTCCTGCGCAAAAGTTTCCAGGGCAAGGTGGGCGTGACCCTAGTGTGGCCTAGCCGAAAGCCGGGCAGGTACTCATAGTGAAACTCGCCTGACCGCACGCCGTGCTGTTGCTGCCAGTACCATTCGTCACCGGTGGAGAAGAAATAATAGTCCACGTTGTAATAGCGGGCCAGGGTTTCAAAGGTCTTCACCCGATAGTGGGCGCAGATATTGGTGACGAAGGCAATCCTTAAGTTGCTCACTGCTCGACGTGTCCTTTAATCCAGTCCAGCCAAGCCCAATACTCCATTGCCTCAACAGCTAGATCGCGCCACTCAGATATACCAACCAGTAACTCAACCAGCGTTTCGCTCCTCGGAACTGGAATTGTTATCTCTTCCCATTCTTCCACACCCTTATACTAATTTACATGCACAGGGTGTACGACCCCCTTGTTCGTCACCAAGTCCACACTGAGACGTGTGCCATCTTGATGCCTCGTCTTTATTGCCAATCAGCTCAAGTAAGCAGCAGGCATTTGAGGCTGCAATTTGTATGCTAAGGTCTACCGGTTGGAAGGGTCATTCGGGTAGGACGTCTCCGCTATGCCTTGACATGCCTCAAAAGTTCCGACGACGTTGTCCTCTCTATAAGGTGACCGTCGGTCCGAAATAGCCTCAAACTCTTCCAGCGTTACCTTTTGTTGAACGCTTGGCCTCGCCCGAAGGACTTTAACGCAGTCGATGGCCATAGAATACTTGCATGGCGTTCCTCCTAGGTCTTTGGGCTCGGATAGGCTTATATCGATCCACTCTAGCTTTTGCCCGCGAGGGACTGGTCTCAGTATGGTTACCCACTACCCAGTGCCTTCGCGATACTCAACATGTCGCCAACGCCGTCCATCAACAACTGACTCTAGGGTGAGAAATGTACCTGTGTCCAACCTGATTCTAATCCCGAATGCAAGGGCATCATCAACATTAACTGGCAACTCAAATACCACTATATCCCTGGCTCCGGGTGTATTGTAGTAACACGCTTCTAAGGCTGACTCGGACCAGGTCAAAGACACCCTCTCTTCACCCTGCAGCCAAACCAACTGGGAAAGACTGGCCGCATTGTCGAAATCTTCCCAAACTTCTTCTGTTATCTCGGAACCAGTCGAAGCAGATAATTCATAAATACCGACCCGTCGACCGGGATGACGCAAGATTGTGGGGTCAAACCGGTGGAGCAATCGCCAGGCAGGCGACGGCGACGACACCCGTTCATTTGGGACAATGTAGTTGTATATTGAGTTTCAGAAATCGGCGGCACGTATCGCAGAGCACTGCTTTCATATCCGATACATATCTTGCAGGCCCTTACAAAATTCTGAGCCACCCAATCACCAGCCATTGTCATAGTATGCTTGCGTGTTCTAACCATCTGTTACTGCAAGATACAAGGGTTTGCTGCAACAAGAAACAAGGAGGCAAACCCCTAGCAGGGCCCACGGCCACTGGGCTCACGTCCAGCGCGACACTACTTTTCTTAACAAACTCGTAACCGCTTCTATTTCTAAAGCGGCAGTCAGTCCTAAGAAGGGCGGTATCGGCATCAGATTGCTCTGAAACTTGACAAGGTAGGAGGACATTAGGACAAAGCACACAACTGGCAAAATGCTCAGAACTAAGTGCCTGCGCCGGTCCTTGCAAAAGCCATAAACAAAGCCGAAGAGAGCTGCTACAGTCACCAATGCGCCTCCTCCCGCCAAATGCGGATAACGTCCATACCACCAGGAATGTGCTTCAGCTCCTGGGTGTCCACGGATCGCAGGGTGGGTGCTGCTCGGCCAGAACGCCGTGAAGGAAATCAGTCGGAACGACCACAGCGAAAGGAGTTTCAATTTAGAAATCCGACTATGGGCACCGCGTCTGCAACATACAGCCAAATGTGATCCTTTCGTCTGGACAGGACATGAGCCCCAATAAGTGCTGTGGCGATGACAATGCCGTTGTAGTTCGCAGATCCCGCCAATCCAGCCCATAACCCCGCGAACAGGCACTCTTGTCTACCGCCTCCCTGGAAAACCTGGTAGACAAAGAGGAGAGAAAGCGCAACGAAAAAGGCCCTTGGTACGTTGGGCGTGATCCATCTCGATTCAGCAACGTGAGCCAGTAGAATAGCAATGAACAAGGCCGTGACTAGGCCGACCATTTGTCGCCTTGCTGTACATCTGCCTGGCTACGACATAGAGTAACCCCACAGTAGCAACTCCAAGCAAAGCAGTAGTAAGCCGCCCCGGCAGATAGAAGACCCAGTTGGGCATATCTCTGGCCTGAACGGTGCTGGCCATCATTCGGTAGGGATGGCCGCAACCATTGATTACTACCACAAAAGCGCAGCCGAGAGCCTGCAAGTAGATTGATAGGCAAGGGTAGTCGAAGAAATGCGGGTTACAGTCGCTTGTTCTCAGCATTCGCACTGCCCTGTACACAACTGCAGGTTCACCTGTGTGATAGATATAAGGCAGCCCATACCAAATGCCTAGGAATTCTCACTCCTGCTGCAAGCAACGAGATTGGGCATAGGCAGATCACGGAAAGACCACTAGATCGCATGAGAACACAAACGTCTTCTTTGAGTTCTTCACCCGGTCTGATAAGTTGAATCATTGCACCTCCGCACGCTCAAGGATGTGCCGGTAGATTTCCAGGAGCGCTGCATAGTGTGTTGTTGCTGTATAGCGTTGCTGTACAACATACCGTCCATATTGCCCCATGGCTAGTGCTTCTTTAGGATGTTCAACCAGCCAGGCTAGTTTCTCCCGCAAGTTCGCGCTATCACGAGGCCGAAACAGCAGACCGCTGCGCCTATCTTCCACAACATGTGGTATGCCCCCAAGGTTTGAAGCTACCACGGACGTACCCACCGCCAGACTTTCCAATACGGCGAACCCGAACACTTCGTACCAGACCGAAGGCACCACCGTGGCTAGAGCGTGCCGTAACGCTTCCCATTTGGCCTCCCCAGAGACGTAGCCTAGCAACTCAACATTGCTCAACTGTTGATGCTGCACTTGATCTCTAATTGCCGCAGTTAAAGGGCCATCCCCCAATAGCTTGAGCCTCAAGCTGGGCAAGCCAGTCATCGCCTCCACTAGGATCTCAATTCCCTTTTCGGGCGACAGCCGCCCTAGGTAAATCACGTGAGGGTCTCGCTGCTCAAAAGAACCAGGCGTCGGTAGTGGGTCGGGCAGAAAATGTGGTAGCACAGAGATTTTGTCGCGCGTCGTCAGACCGCTTTCGACTAGTTTTGCGGCTGTGAATTCGGTAGGCGCAATGAAATGGTCGATCATCTGGAAAGTTCCCCAACGGCGGTGCAACCTAATTGTGACAGCGTACAAAGCAGAGAGCAGATAGCTATTCCGATAACACCGCCAGCGCAGGGCGTGCAAAGTATCACCGTACTTGCAACGTTCGCAGAGGTGTCCCTGTGTGTAAAGCAAGCCATTGGGGCAGAGAAAACGGAAGTTATGGACGGTCTGGATAATAGGTACCCCGGCATGCTTCAATGCGCGGTAAACCGATGGCGAGATAAGCGGGAATACGTTATGCACATGAGCCACATCGGGTCGGTTCTGGGCGACCAGCACCTTGATTTCACGGTACGCTTCCCATGAAAAGACGGTGCGCAGGAGAAAGGCGATTCTCTGACCCAAGTCGTATTGCTCAATGACCCTATTATCCTTTGCGTATAGAATAACCGAATGTCCCGCCTCCTGTAGCAAGCCCACCTGAGCCTCCACAGCCACCTGCTCCCCGCCGGGTTGTCGATAATGATTATGAACGACCAATACGCGCATCAACCTAGCCCCCCATCCAGCCTGTTGTTAGAACTCAGGGCCAAGAATACAGGAGCAACGCAAGGTTTCCTTTTGCAGTCATATATGCCATTCGCGGCGTAGTACCCTCCGCCTCGGTATCAGACTCCTTCTCTTGGCTAACTATCGTCGCTGACATAGGTAGAGCAACTCACCAGCCAGCAGCGAAATCCACCATTCCCGAAGCCTAGGCCAGCCCCCCGTTGTCCTCCGGGTCACGATGTCAAATCCCGCGCTCTGCAGGAAGCAATCGAGAGCGTGCTTGGTAAAATAGTGCAGGTGTCCTCCGTCCCAGCCAGCATCGGTGGATGTCACGGGTAGGTGACCCGAAAGTACGCGTAACCGGTTGGTAAGAGAGGCGGCATTTGGAACACCAACAACAAGTTCTCCATCGGGACGGAGGACGCGATGGATTTCCCCAATCACCGCGTACGGGTCAAATACATGTTCCAATACGGCCAGCATTGCCACGCCATCGAACGAGCTATCCGGGAAAGGTAACGGCTCCTGGTTCAAATCCACGACTTGGGCCTGGAAACCTTTAGCTCGTACGGTCTCAATCGCCTGCGGCACTACATCAACTCCATAGAATTCCTGGTACAGACGGTGATCTCGGACGTGTTCCATGAGACAACCGTCCCAACAACCTATATCCAAAAAACGTTGTCCCCCGCGCAGCATTGAAGCGGCCACTTTGTGGCGCGGATTGGCTCTCGGATCAAAGATAGGGTCCAGTACGTAGCGGTGCAACCAATCCCGCTGCACGGCCGGCCGATAACTGGCTTGATTCTTGGCGCTCCACAGCGACCGGTAAAAGGCCTTAGGGTCCATCTCTTTCCTTCCCGCGCATCAACGCCAATTAGCCTGCCTGTTCTGGCGATATCTCGAGGTAGCCACTGAGCCCAACACAAAGAGATACCACACAGCGGCTGGATAGCGCGTCGGCACCGTCGTCATGCTCATAACAGCAATGGAAACCACGCTCAGAAGCACGAGACGTCCCAGGTCTTTATCAAAGCGACGCGTTGATAATTTGAGTAGGCGGAGAGCAACACCGAAAAGGGAAAACAAAGTCCCCAAATAAAAGAAGAGCCCCAAGAAACCGTACGTGTAGAGAAAACGTAAGAAGTCATTGTGGGGATCATCGCTGGCCAGTACATACTGTGGATAATCGCCGATCAGCAAGGCATTGCCTCGTCCCGTCAACCAATAGAAGGGGCGAAAATGAGCAAAGTCTCTCAAGTAGCGCGACCATTGTTCTCCTCGTCCGCGCAAGAAAGACTGCGTGAACACAGCAGCAGGACTGGAAAGGGCTACCAACGAGCTCGCATACAATTCTTTGACGACGCTAAGCCGAGTGATTGCACCAATCGCACCAGCTACGCCAGTAAGCAACGCCAATACTCCTTGTCTCTGTAGGTACAACCAGCTCACCAATTGTAAGGCGATCACCAGATAAGCGGTACGGTGATAGGTATAGTACAAGACATAATACAACAATCCCATCCACATTAGGAGAAATACGCGTTGCACCGCCTTGTTGGAACGACTAAACAGGTAGAGTGCAAGCAAATGGCCATACGTTAGATAACAGACGAGATTTGCGACGTGTGGATAGGAGCCGCTCAAACGGCCAACCTGCATCCCGCTAATCCAATCCCAAGACTCGTACGGTAACCGCCCCCAGAGTTGCAAGAGGGAGAGTGCTAATGGAACCGTTATCGTGACAACGACAAGCCAGGCGAACCGGCGAAAGATGTGCTCCTTGCACAATACGGAACCGGCTACAAAAAACAAACTGATGCCGCTGGTCAGGCGCAGGAAGTCATTAAGGCCGTTGGAAAATCCGGCAGTCCCTATTGACAGCAGGACAGAAAGTGCCGATGCACCTACTAGACCAACCACGGGCCAAGCGGATACTACTGGTCTTCGTAAAATCCATACCACGATGACGAGGAAAATTGCGTACAGGCCGATCAGAGTTTGTAGATTCAGGCGCTGCCCGGCGACAGAACCTACGTTCCAGCGCCAGGTCAGGTCTACAATTGGTTTCGAAACCAAAAGCCAGAAGACACATCGCGCAAACAGGCTTCGTGATGTCACCAGGAGAACTGTAACCAAGAGGACTATGACAGTCATGATTGCTACCAGGCCGAATTTGGCGTTGACGAGGACCCCTATTAGCAATGCCACTATCAGCGGTATAAGTGGTACAGAGGGATACTGACTTCCGAGATTTTCATTCTTCTGATGAACGAACATACTGCCTCTCTAACTAGATTTCCCGTTGGTCATATCTCATGGGTCGGCCCTGGCCTAACGTGACATCTCTCAGCCTCTTGGTGAGATATCAAAGAACTCGTTCTGCTACTGAGAGATCGCATCCGATACCGTCGGTAGTCCCAGAATGACCAACCCCCTAAGGCCGTTATCACGACCAGCAACAGCGCACCCTGTAACAGGATGTGTCGCAAGTGAACACCTGGGGCCCAATGACGACCAACAACCAGCGCCCCGGAAACTAAGAGAACCGCGAAGACTATTGCCCCCCAGTCGTAGTGCAGTGCATAGTACCTTTGCCCTATGACAGATTCTAGACCGACGACTGCGATCCACCCAGCAATTGACCCTGCTGCGCAACCTATCATCCCATAGGTTGGCGTCAAAACTCGGTTGCTGACCACGGCAGTCGCAAGGGCGACAGCGTAAATGGGGAGAAAGAGATGCGTCTTCTCTTTGAGGTAAAGTCCAACAGACGCCGGATACTGGAGTACTGTACAAACCTGCACCAGCAATAATAAAGGGAACACTTGGAGTGCTGGAGTATAAGCGGGTGTCGTGAACAAAGCAAATATGGTAGGTGAAAACAGCGCTATTCCCAGCGCAACTGCCAGGGCAGCGGTAAGGATGTACGCAAACAGTTTGGAGTAAATAAGCTCGGCGTCTGACTGTTTAGCAATCCTAAACATCAATCCCCCCCAGGCAACTCCAAAAGGTTGCACAACCATTACTCGCATTAGGTTGGAAATTTTGATTCCCGCCCCATAGAACCCGACCTGCTCCAATGTTCCATAGTGGCTGAGGAAATAACGCCCTGACGCATCCAACAACATAGCCATCAAACTACTGTAGATGAGAGGCAAGCCATACCGTAGCATCGGCTTCACGAGCTCCCAGGAGAAATGGAGGTCTGGGTGCTGAAAACAAACCCAAAGTAACAACAGTACCCCTATGGTGTCGCCTGCTATCCGCCCCAAAAGTACACCTCTCACCCCTTCCTTTTGCACAGCGACAAACCACAGGCTGAAGCCAATCATCCCTAGCACACGTATAACTGAACCAAGAGAAAAAGCTACAGCATCTCGCCTAGCTCGCAGGTCCGTGAGAAGAAGAACCTGCAGATTCTCCAAGAGGACCAGAGGAAAAAGCGTCCACGCAATATTCTTCGGTCCGGTCTGCAACCATTTCTCTCCCACAAGGCTGGCCGCTATGCCTGCCAAACCACCCCCACCTAACAGGGCAGCGATCGTACTTACAAGAAGCATGGAGTTCAGAAGTACCGATCGTTGACCCTCGCTAACCTCCACGTACCACCTCAAGTAGGACATATTGAATCCCAGGCCAACGACTGCGACCATCACAAGCACGGCAATGTCAACTAACGTATAGACTCCGAACTCGGCTGGCGAGAGATAGCGGGTATACAAAGGCACCAGGACCACGTTGCCCACACCGATCACTCCCGAGCCAATGAAGTACACAAACGAATCGCTGGCTAAGGAGAGCAGCATGGTCAAAAAGGGGTCCTCGCATCTCTCTGTGACGGTCGCTCCTAACTTACTTAGACCTCGGAGGATCATCGCAACGCAATCCAGTCTAGCAAAAGGTAGCATTCTGCAGGATGCTCGATGGGCTCGTGCTCGCTCACGCCCAATGTAATCTCCTGTAGCTCGTTGCCTGTAAGTCCTGCTTCCACCACGATCCATTCGCCTGTGCCTGGCTGGTAGCTGACCACCCTCCTACGTTGACCATCCTCGACGAGCTCAATCGTGTATAATGTATCCGCACTTGCCCGCAACCGAATTCCCATGATGCAGTTGTCGCCAATTTGAACCCATGTGGATTTGTGAAAAACAAAAATGTCTCGTTTGGAAACGTCGTTTGTAAAATGCATGGTTGCTACATCACCGTTCGTATCAAAGTCTCCTTTATCCCAAGACACGTTATTCAGCGAGTCTTCACGCCAGCTCTTTAGGTCCCTGAAATCCTCGATGAGCCGCGCACCGGGTTGCCACGTTTGCCACACCTTCTCCAGTTCAAAGATCATTTCTCTCGCTTGCTGTATTCCCATGCTTGCTTCATGTGCAGTCAGACTATACTGCAACAGATGACTTGCTTTTGC includes these proteins:
- a CDS encoding oligosaccharide flippase family protein, with the translated sequence MILRGLSKLGATVTERCEDPFLTMLLSLASDSFVYFIGSGVIGVGNVVLVPLYTRYLSPAEFGVYTLVDIAVLVMVAVVGLGFNMSYLRWYVEVSEGQRSVLLNSMLLVSTIAALLGGGGLAGIAASLVGEKWLQTGPKNIAWTLFPLVLLENLQVLLLTDLRARRDAVAFSLGSVIRVLGMIGFSLWFVAVQKEGVRGVLLGRIAGDTIGVLLLLWVCFQHPDLHFSWELVKPMLRYGLPLIYSSLMAMLLDASGRYFLSHYGTLEQVGFYGAGIKISNLMRVMVVQPFGVAWGGLMFRIAKQSDAELIYSKLFAYILTAALAVALGIALFSPTIFALFTTPAYTPALQVFPLLLLVQVCTVLQYPASVGLYLKEKTHLFLPIYAVALATAVVSNRVLTPTYGMIGCAAGSIAGWIAVVGLESVIGQRYYALHYDWGAIVFAVLLVSGALVVGRHWAPGVHLRHILLQGALLLVVITALGGWSFWDYRRYRMRSLSSRTSSLISHQEAERCHVRPGPTHEI
- a CDS encoding class I SAM-dependent methyltransferase, which encodes MDPKAFYRSLWSAKNQASYRPAVQRDWLHRYVLDPIFDPRANPRHKVAASMLRGGQRFLDIGCWDGCLMEHVRDHRLYQEFYGVDVVPQAIETVRAKGFQAQVVDLNQEPLPFPDSSFDGVAMLAVLEHVFDPYAVIGEIHRVLRPDGELVVGVPNAASLTNRLRVLSGHLPVTSTDAGWDGGHLHYFTKHALDCFLQSAGFDIVTRRTTGGWPRLREWWISLLAGELLYLCQRR
- a CDS encoding glycosyltransferase family 4 protein, giving the protein MSNLRIAFVTNICAHYRVKTFETLARYYNVDYYFFSTGDEWYWQQQHGVRSGEFHYEYLPGFRLGHTRVTPTLPWKLLRRNYDIYIKCINGRFALPMTYLIARLRRKPFILWTGIWMRLQTSFHRLAFPLTRYIYRHADVIVVYGEHVKRYLISEGVPAERIFVAAHAVDNNAYNRPVCKEEKTALRRKLNIPPDQKVVLYLGRLEEVKGVRDLLEAFASLQRDDAVLVFAGTGSEQARLEQIVQEKGISDRVHFAGYVRPEETLPYYAIAWVFVLASVTTPYFKEPWGLVVNEAFSQGVPVIATDAVGAAAGGLVRDGINGLVVRERDGAALAQALRRVLDDADLRERLSRNARQIIAEWDNGRMVLGFRNAIEFVTNRPDKLL
- a CDS encoding O-antigen ligase family protein — protein: MFVHQKNENLGSQYPSVPLIPLIVALLIGVLVNAKFGLVAIMTVIVLLVTVLLVTSRSLFARCVFWLLVSKPIVDLTWRWNVGSVAGQRLNLQTLIGLYAIFLVIVVWILRRPVVSAWPVVGLVGASALSVLLSIGTAGFSNGLNDFLRLTSGISLFFVAGSVLCKEHIFRRFAWLVVVTITVPLALSLLQLWGRLPYESWDWISGMQVGRLSGSYPHVANLVCYLTYGHLLALYLFSRSNKAVQRVFLLMWMGLLYYVLYYTYHRTAYLVIALQLVSWLYLQRQGVLALLTGVAGAIGAITRLSVVKELYASSLVALSSPAAVFTQSFLRGRGEQWSRYLRDFAHFRPFYWLTGRGNALLIGDYPQYVLASDDPHNDFLRFLYTYGFLGLFFYLGTLFSLFGVALRLLKLSTRRFDKDLGRLVLLSVVSIAVMSMTTVPTRYPAAVWYLFVLGSVATSRYRQNRQANWR
- a CDS encoding glycosyltransferase family 4 protein yields the protein MRVLVVHNHYRQPGGEQVAVEAQVGLLQEAGHSVILYAKDNRVIEQYDLGQRIAFLLRTVFSWEAYREIKVLVAQNRPDVAHVHNVFPLISPSVYRALKHAGVPIIQTVHNFRFLCPNGLLYTQGHLCERCKYGDTLHALRWRCYRNSYLLSALYAVTIRLHRRWGTFQMIDHFIAPTEFTAAKLVESGLTTRDKISVLPHFLPDPLPTPGSFEQRDPHVIYLGRLSPEKGIEILVEAMTGLPSLRLKLLGDGPLTAAIRDQVQHQQLSNVELLGYVSGEAKWEALRHALATVVPSVWYEVFGFAVLESLAVGTSVVASNLGGIPHVVEDRRSGLLFRPRDSANLREKLAWLVEHPKEALAMGQYGRYVVQQRYTATTHYAALLEIYRHILERAEVQ
- a CDS encoding glycosyltransferase family 39 protein: MVGLVTALFIAILLAHVAESRWITPNVPRAFFVALSLLFVYQVFQGGGRQECLFAGLWAGLAGSANYNGIVIATALIGAHVLSRRKDHIWLYVADAVPIVGFLN